The nucleotide window GCCGCCAGGTCTGCAGGTGCGCGATCACCCCAGCGCGCAGCCGGGTGGCAGCGGTGCCCGGTGTCATGGCCTGGTGGTGACTGCCCACCGGACGATGCCGGTCAGCAGGTCGACGCTGCGCGAGGGCCGCAGTCGGGAGAGCTCGTTCAAGGCGCGCTGACCATACTCGCTGGCGTGGTCCTGGCAACCCTGCAGGGCGCCGGTGGCCATCAGCAGCGACCGGAACTCGTCGAACTCGGCGCGCTCGGCCGAGCGGCGGGTCAGCGCGGCGCCCATCGCCAGCCGGGTGTCGGCGTCCGAGGTCTGGTAGGCCATCAACACCGGCAGGGTGGGCCGGCCGTTGGCCAGGTCGCTGCCGGTCGGCTTGTCGCTGACCTCGGGATCGGCGAACAGGATCAGGTCGTCGCGAATCTGGAAGGCCACCCCGAGGTCCGAGCCGTAACGGCCCAGCGCCGCGGCCTGCGCGCTGTCGGCGCCGGCCAGCAGCGCGCCGATCTGGCAGACCGCCCGGAACAGCGCGCCGGTCTTCAGCCGCGCCATCTCCAGGTAGGCGGCCGGCTCGGCGGTGATGTCGCCGACCAGCTGCGCCTCCAGCATCTGGCCCCGGCACAGGTCCGAGCCGGCCTCGGCCAGCACCGCCACCGACTCCACCACGGCCGGGTCCCGGGTGCCGGCTGCCCGGCACTCGGCGATCCCGGTGAAGGCGGCGAAGATCAGGTGGTCGCCGGTGACGATCGCGTGCGCCAGGCCGTGCGCGACATGCACCGTGGGGCGGCCCCGGCGCAGCATGTCGCCGTCGATGATGTCGTCGTGGGTCAGGGTGGCCACGTGCAGGTACTCCATCGCCAGCGCCGCCGGCAGCACCTGGCTCGGGTCACCGCCGACCGCTTCGGCCGCGATCATGGTCATCACCGGCCGCAGGAACTTGCCGGCCGGCAGCAGGGCGTACCGGGCGATGGTGTTCAGCTCGTCGGAGTCCGACGGCCACCGGGCCGCCAGCTCGTCGGTGAGCAGCTCGCCGGTGCGGCTACTGGCCAGATCGTCGAGCATCCCGGGTGGGACCGGTCCGGTAATGGTCATGGCCTGAGATCTCCAGACTGGCAAGCGGACAGCATCCGCGGTACGGGCAACGCCTCGAGGTCGCACACCAGCTGCTCGAATCCCGGCAGGGTGAGCAGTTCGCGTTGGATCGCGCGCGCGTTGCGGCGCGGCCCCGGGTCGGTGAGCACCCGGGTGCAGGCGTTGCTGAGGTCGGCGGCGGTGAAGGAGTCGATGTCGAGCCGCTCCCCCACCCCCAGCGCCACGATCTGATCGGCGTTGACCGGCTGGTCGGCGAACGAGGGCAGGGCGACCATCGGCACCCCGGCCGTCAGCCCCTCGCGGAAGGCGTTGAAGCCTGCGTGGGTGATGAACAGGTCGCACGCGGCCAGCAGCGCCGCCTGCGGGAGGTAGTCGGTGACGTGCACGTTGGCCGGCACCGGGCCCATGATCTGCCCCGACAGGCCGCCGAGGGTCAGGATCACCTCGCAGGACAGCTCGCCCAGCCCCTGCAGGATCGGCTCGAGCAGTTGCTCTCCCATGCCGCACAGGGTGAGGGCGAGCGAGCCCAGGCTCAGCAGCACCAGCGGGCGGTCCTCGGCCAGGTCGAGCAGCTCGGGCCGCAGCCGGGGCTGGTTCAGCAGCGGGCCGGGAACCCGGTAGTAGCCGCTGGCAGTGTCCGCGAGCTCGGCGGGATAGCACCGCTCGGGCAGCACGCCGGCCCGGCGTGGGGCGTCCAGCTCGCCGTGGTGGCCCAGCTCGACCAGCTGCTGGCGCAGCATGGGCTCGGTGACCTGGCGCTCCAGGGCGATCAGCGGGTTGTTGTCCAGGGTGACGTGGGCGATGCCCAGCACGCTGGCCACCAGCCGGCCGCCGTGTTCGGTCGGCTCGCTGACGATCACGTCCGGCTGCCAGTCCAGGGCCAGCACCGCGCGGGCCAGCTCCAGCGCGATCGGGCCCGCGTAGGCGAGGCTGAACTTCCGCCAGTTGGCGGCGTAGACGGTCCGCTTGCCCGGCCGCATCATCTCCGTCGGCAGCCCGTACCGGACGGTCAGCTCCGGGTCGGTCCGCATCGCCTGCTGATCGGCCACGCCGGGCAGTGCCAGGCAGTCCACCGAGTGCAGTGCCAGCTCGGCGGCCATCGAGCCTGCCGTGGCCACCGCGACCTCGTGCCCCAGCGCACGGGCGACCTGAGCCAGCGGGACCAGTCCCGTGACCAGGTGCGAGGAGGTGGGCTGGCTGGTCAGCAGGAGGCGCATGCGTATTCCAGTAGCACCAGCGCCTGCTGCCCCCGGATGACCCGGGTCGGCGCCAGGCCGGCGGCGGCGGCGATCGCGTTGAAATCCTCCAGGGTGCGCTCCCGGCCTCCGACGGTGACCAGCATCTCCAGGTCGAAGGAGGTCGAGTACGGGACCTGCGGGTCGGTGGGCAGCACCTCGATGATCAGCACCCGGCCCTTCTCGCC belongs to Jatrophihabitans sp. and includes:
- a CDS encoding polyprenyl synthetase family protein, translating into MTITGPVPPGMLDDLASSRTGELLTDELAARWPSDSDELNTIARYALLPAGKFLRPVMTMIAAEAVGGDPSQVLPAALAMEYLHVATLTHDDIIDGDMLRRGRPTVHVAHGLAHAIVTGDHLIFAAFTGIAECRAAGTRDPAVVESVAVLAEAGSDLCRGQMLEAQLVGDITAEPAAYLEMARLKTGALFRAVCQIGALLAGADSAQAAALGRYGSDLGVAFQIRDDLILFADPEVSDKPTGSDLANGRPTLPVLMAYQTSDADTRLAMGAALTRRSAERAEFDEFRSLLMATGALQGCQDHASEYGQRALNELSRLRPSRSVDLLTGIVRWAVTTRP
- a CDS encoding glycosyltransferase, which gives rise to MRLLLTSQPTSSHLVTGLVPLAQVARALGHEVAVATAGSMAAELALHSVDCLALPGVADQQAMRTDPELTVRYGLPTEMMRPGKRTVYAANWRKFSLAYAGPIALELARAVLALDWQPDVIVSEPTEHGGRLVASVLGIAHVTLDNNPLIALERQVTEPMLRQQLVELGHHGELDAPRRAGVLPERCYPAELADTASGYYRVPGPLLNQPRLRPELLDLAEDRPLVLLSLGSLALTLCGMGEQLLEPILQGLGELSCEVILTLGGLSGQIMGPVPANVHVTDYLPQAALLAACDLFITHAGFNAFREGLTAGVPMVALPSFADQPVNADQIVALGVGERLDIDSFTAADLSNACTRVLTDPGPRRNARAIQRELLTLPGFEQLVCDLEALPVPRMLSACQSGDLRP